In Acanthochromis polyacanthus isolate Apoly-LR-REF ecotype Palm Island chromosome 9, KAUST_Apoly_ChrSc, whole genome shotgun sequence, the DNA window tattgatgatcagaatctatagaatgtggccatttaatacagatatacacacaaacaaaatgaccttgtgctaaGCACAggtatgtgttatgcatgtgtatgttatgtacagataccgaatcgtgtgacctaaatatgtagcgggcaggtGAAACTGATGGGAtttgaaaacacgcccacaatttaatcaattgttccttgaaaaatttctgacagataagtcctgataaatccACAAGGGTCCATTTGTAGGAGGATCgtagtcatgtgatcgtcagcaggcagctgtcatagtgttcacttgtagtcctagttacagtgatgccacgccgctatctcgcaatgacacagaaatccgAAACAcattcatggatccagactaaaagccacatcactgccaaaatctaatcagttggtcccttgagtcatttctgaccttccctgacaaTTTCGCCCAAATCCATTAaaccgtttttgagtaatgttgctaacagacagacaaacagacagtcAAACGTACGcggattgtcacataactccgctgcattccttggcggagtaaaaagtAATGATAATATAGACAGCAGAAAATTCAGGAGATGTTTAAAGCCACTGTGCAAGAGTATATTTTAACTCAATCCATGATCTTTCACTCTCtgtatttgtgattcatttaatgttattttcattgaaaaaaagtgcttttttttttttcaaaaataaggacatttctaagtgatcccaaacttttgaacagtaatgtacaTATTTCTGTTTCCCCttggtctatttttttttttaaattgctattTACTTTCTGTCTTGGCTGCTTATGTTCTTCCCACTTCTTCTTGTTCTTAGGATTGGACTATTTTTCCTTGCATGTGGAATATATAACATTCAAAGACACCCATGGGGCAAACCAACCATTGGACTACAAGCTCTGGAGACCAGAGCAATATGTATAAGGTTCATCTTATTGCATGTCTATAATTCTGTTTCCTGGGATCATTCTTTTATAGGATTCCATGAGAGACTTGGgttttcttctcctttcctAAATCCACATGGCTTATGTAGGCTATTTCTATGCCTCACTGAATGCCTTGGAGTGTCATGTGAAAAATCCCATTACGTTGATCAGacatgtgttttgtgcagaGTCCTGGGATTGAAGCGCACATCACGGCACCACAATGCCTATGTTTTACACATTCAGTGAACGTAATGTATGTGTACTTCGTGGATATGTTTCTTAGGTGACAGTACAAGCCACCTGTATCACCTTGACAGCTATGAGTGGAGACCGCTGTTATGTGACAGTCTACCCTCTGAAATCTCTGCGCCACCGCACCCCAAAAGTAGCCATGATTGTCAGCGTCTGCATTTGGATTGGTGCGTCTCGTCGTTCtcttcttttaaaataattcactgGTTGTATATGAAATAGGAACATTTAGTGTTCATGATTTCACCtaaaatgactgttttcctGCTCAGGCTCCTTGATTCTGTCCACCCCGATTCTGATGTACCAGCGTATAGAGGAGGGTTACTGGTACGGCCCGAGGCAGTACTGCATGGAGAGATTTCCCTCTAAGACGCATGAGAGAGCTTTCATCCTCTACCAGTTCATTGCTGCCTACCTCCTGCCTGTGCTCACTATCTCCTTCTGCTACACTCTGATGGTGAAGAGGGTCGGCCAGCCCACTGTGGAACCTGTAGACAACAATTATCAGGTATGGATcaggtttgttttgtgttcagtGGTATTTCCATAACACTGAGATATGAGCTCGGGTTGCTGCTTGCCAGTCATCCATCCATGTCTGATCTGttcactgcttaatcctcattagggacGCTgtcttagggtgaaggtagttGACACTCTGGActggtcaccagtctatcacagggctacaaacaagcacattcacacctacagacaatttagagttacaaATTCATATCTTCGTTGGACTGTGCCAGAggacccggagaaaacccacatatgcacagggagaacatgcaaacttcatgcagaaaaatcccaggtCGGGGcacgaactggggatcttctagctgcaaggtaaccatgctaaccaccgagccactcTGCAGCCCAGTTGTCAGTcaattaaatattgaaaaagtCTCCACTTTATGTTGACAGCACCCGTCTCTGtttctaaaaatgtattttaaagcatttttctttaaagtagCTGTTATCAAGTGTTAAATAACAATGGAGCAAAAATATGTCATTTCAAAGCTTGCAGTGATTAATCAGCAAAGAAAGATAACCTTCACTCTCCTTTAGCTCCAAGGAAGTTTTCACTGTCTTTCAGTTCATCATTTTGGTTTTAAAGCCCAAACCTTTACATGTTTTCTGAACAAAAGCATGAGAAAACGTATTtcaaaatgaagataaaatatgaaatggaGACGCACAGCTTCAACGTGGCTGCATTGACTTTTTGTTTGAACTTCCCATCTTTCGTTTGTAAGTCTCAACtattctctgtatttttaagCTCAGTCTGTGCAGTTACAGGACGAATGTTGGAGTGGCAGGGATTTCTTGCAGCGTGGCAACTTTTCATAGCATCGCAGTTCTGTGGTCGCCTCCCAAAGCTCCTGGCACGATTTAACAGGCAGTTTATTGGACCAATGGCAGAGAAGGAAGGACACACCACAAAGAGTCCCTGCTGtttgtacatttctccagtaacTGCAGAGATCCagttcagaaacacaaacagaacctCAAACCAAAACACTGGCAGTACAGTCACACCAAAGCTTTCATTTTAGATGCAAATAATTCTACAATAATTGTAATTTTGGGAGTTAGTGTGGAATGATTTGGACTGTTGAATTTCTTTCTGATTGTACCAATAATAAGCACTTTTCTGAAAACACAATCTGTATAACTTCACTCTGTGGTACATGTACAGCACCAaaccacagacagagacactGAGCAACTTGCTAGTGAACACAGCTGCACGCATATTTTTTCTCAGGAGCTTGTGGAAAACCAAAAACTAAGCTCAACCAAGACTAAATATTAGTCATCATTTGAGAGGATACATGACTCCAAATTAACAATGATACATTTGTTGTTTGGATAAAAGAGCTTCATGTTCTGAAAAATACCAGCAAATCAGCCCaaaaaaaagtgtcagtttggtgtttacagtttgtttacacTGACCCCAAATTACCAAACAGCAGAGTGCAAGAATGAGATATGGAACATTTGTATATAGTGTTACAACTTGGCTCCTAAAGTCGTAACAAAACCAAGAGACAGCAATGGTGCGGCGACTAAAAACAGTTTATTGCAACGCAAACCAACCAAACGGGCattcaaaaccaaaaccaaaacgcAGAATCATGCTGCTGGAGCTCCACACGGcagcagctcctgtcagagaGCCAGTTTGAATGGAAGTGGGCCAGATTAAGTGCAGCTGAGCCACTAGTCACAGGTGTGGCTCAATCAGGCGACGACTGGAACAGACACACCTGGTGTCCAGGTGGAGTGTCATCACAATAGAGTAAAAAGAAAGATGTTAGTATAATGTATTTGACCAGAAAGAAGTGAATTTATTCAACCATCCATTGAGTTGGGCAGAGTTCCAGTTAGTTTTGGGCCTTGAAAATGTGGTATCTAGCATTAGTTAATACATGTACAGTGAATAAGTCAGAGGTTAAACTGgaacacaaacacgcacagaAACACATGAAAAGCAATCGATCAACAAACAGTTTGACTGATTATCAGATCCAAACAAGATgtagctgctttttaaaaaaaatgtaagccAATTCCCATTGAAATTGATTAATTACAAACGtcaatttaattcagttttgtataagggtgaaggcagaggacaacctggacaggtcaccagtcaatCACAGAGATGCATATAGAgtcaaacaagcacactcacattgacacctacggacaatttagagtcaccaattaacctcagcatattttttgcactgtgggaggaagtcggagtacctggagaaaacccacgcatgcacagggaatCACACAAaccccatgcagaaagatcccaggcccaggcagAGACACAGCCTGAAGATCCTCTAACTGCAAGGCGGCAGTGTTATCCACCGAGACATATCTCTTGAATAATAATAGGGATATTCTTGACCCTGAAAAAACATATTGGTCGACCCCTGCTAGCTAGCTTATGGCTAACATCAGTAAAGCTGGTGCATTGGCTGTTTGGTCTGAATACACAGAAAGTGCAAATTGCCCAGTGGCCAAATTTGTACTGAGTCTTGtaaatttcagattttcattaCTTTCTAATGAAATCTCTTCTCTTCTTGCTTCCTCCTCAGGTGAACCTCTTGTCTGAGAGAACAATCAGTATCAGGAGCAAAGTCTCcaggatggtggtggtgattgTCCTCCTCTTCGCCATCTGCTGGGGTCCCATCCAGATCTTCGTCCTTTTTCAATCTTTCTATCCAAACTATCGTCCCAACTACACCACATACAAGATCAAGACGTGGGCCAACTGCATGTCCTATGCCAATTCCTCTGTCAACCCTATAGTTTATGGCTTCATGGGAGCCAGCTTTCAAAAGTCCTTCAGGAAAACCTTCCCATTCCTGTTCAAGCGCAAGGTCAGAGACAGCAGCATGGCTTCGAGGACTGCCAATGCCGAGATCAAGTTTGTAGCTGCAGAGGAAGGCAACAATAATAATGGAGTGAATTGATTCAGACCATTGAAATTAGGCAGAATGAGATTATTGTTTGTATCTAAAGCTCggagaaaattacaataatgatAAATGCCAGCCATGAGTTCATTGCGTAAAAGCCTTCACAGAGCAACTGGCTAATTTCAAAGGTACACACCATGCTTTGGCAGACAAGTTCTAATTTTTGTTAATGAATACAACTGATTAACAAACTGATGTGGGGAAACACGGACAAACAGTGCAGATCGACAACACGGTGTTTGGCACAGTATACGACCTGTTCCATTGCCAAGGCCAGCCAGTGTTGGCGTACAACATGAACCAGTGTTCTGCCAAACACCACAGACAAATAACAGAAGACAGTCACACACATCTGATGAAGAAAGACGATCATTTGGCCTGAAAGCTGCTGGCAGGAGTCCTAATCCCTGTAAGATCTCATCAGGTCTGCAGCTTTGGTATAAACAGTTCAGCATTTGGACAGATGACGATTACATACAGTGTATTAGACCACATCGGAAAAGACTGAACACTAAACGTTAAATGGTGAATTTTGAATGAAGATTTGAATTTAACGCTATGGAATGGATGtttgtggatttgtttttgtttttctatgacATTTGTTTCTTCACTGGAATCAGAGAGAATAATTTAACTGGAAACACTTTCTGTATCtatcattcagaaaaaaaacagtgatttaGTGCTTTAAACCAATAGtctgacattttgaaaatacacagattttctttctttgcaggGAGTGGGACCTTCTCTGTTAACTCTCTGCAAAGAAAGCAAATTGATTCAGGGAGAAATAGATGGCTTTGCTCtctgtagattaaaaaaaagcactatCAAAACCTCTAAGCTCAATAATTAACACACACcttgttgttttaaaatgactcCATCAAGTAACGGTGGAGTTaagtgacgatcggcgtacgtttgtttttctctctgtttgtctgtcagcaacattactcaaaaatggacaaacagatttggat includes these proteins:
- the kiss1ra gene encoding KISS1 receptor a, with the protein product MYPSEELWNSTEHAWINRSEANFSLGRHGDDEEEEGDQHPFLTDAWLVPLFFSLIMLVGLVGNSLVIYVISKHRQMRTATNFYIANLAATDIIFLVCCVPFTATLYPLPGWIFGNFMCKFVAFLQQVTVQATCITLTAMSGDRCYVTVYPLKSLRHRTPKVAMIVSVCIWIGSLILSTPILMYQRIEEGYWYGPRQYCMERFPSKTHERAFILYQFIAAYLLPVLTISFCYTLMVKRVGQPTVEPVDNNYQVNLLSERTISIRSKVSRMVVVIVLLFAICWGPIQIFVLFQSFYPNYRPNYTTYKIKTWANCMSYANSSVNPIVYGFMGASFQKSFRKTFPFLFKRKVRDSSMASRTANAEIKFVAAEEGNNNNGVN